A window of the Pogona vitticeps strain Pit_001003342236 chromosome 4, PviZW2.1, whole genome shotgun sequence genome harbors these coding sequences:
- the ADCYAP1 gene encoding pituitary adenylate cyclase-activating polypeptide, with the protein MCSKALVALLVYGILMHCSVYCSPAAGLQFPALRLEDEVYDEEGNTLSDYAFDGEPFGIADPSSMLDDVYTLYYSPEKRHADGLFNKAYRKVLGQLSARKYLHSLMAKRVGGGSGLEDDSEPLSKRHSDGIFTDSYSRYRKQMAVKKYLAAVLGKRYKQRVKNKGRRVAYL; encoded by the exons ATGTGCAGCAAAGCGCTGGTAGCCCTCCTGGTTTATGGGATACTCATGCACTGCAGCGTCTACTGCTCGCCTGCTGCCGGACTTCAGTTCCCCGCTCTAAG GTTGGAGGATGAAGTGTACGACGAAGAGGGCAACACCCTGTCGGACTACGCCTTTGACGGCGAGCCCTTCGGGATAGCAGACCCTTCCTCCATGCTGGACGACGTCTACACGCTGTATTACTCGCCGGAAAAGAG GCACGCGGATGGGCTATTCAATAAAGCCTACAGGAAAGTGCTGGGCCAGCTCTCGGCGAGGAAGTACCTGCATTCTCTGATGGCCAAGCGGGTGGG CGGGGGGAGCGGCCTGGAGGACGACTCGGAACCGCTTTCCAAACGGCACTCGGACGGCATCTTCACAGACAGCTACAGTCGCTACCGAAAACAAATGGCTGTCAAGAAATATTTGGCAGCTGTCCTAGGGAAAAGGTATAAACAAAGGGTTAAAAACAAAGGACGCCGAGTAGCCTATTTGTAG